A stretch of the Synechocystis sp. PCC 7338 genome encodes the following:
- a CDS encoding heme-binding protein, which yields MLKSIFAPLLTTVALTGLTLPAFALEETPVLSSTVAIQAAQAAIAACLQEGYGVTATVVNPEGNVLVVIRSDGALVHTVQTSFNKAYSAVTLAANHNLEATSGILASMQAKGAQGVGTWPMPADPLTGITLFPGGVNLLSQGKVVGGLGVSGTPDGKIDERCALKGRDVVLPDLR from the coding sequence ATGCTCAAATCAATTTTTGCTCCGTTACTAACCACCGTTGCTTTAACCGGTTTAACTCTGCCGGCCTTTGCCTTAGAAGAAACCCCTGTCCTATCATCGACCGTTGCCATTCAAGCGGCCCAAGCGGCGATCGCCGCTTGTCTTCAAGAAGGTTATGGGGTAACTGCCACAGTGGTTAATCCCGAAGGCAACGTGCTAGTGGTAATTCGTAGCGATGGGGCTTTGGTGCATACGGTGCAAACTTCATTTAATAAAGCCTATTCCGCTGTTACGTTGGCTGCCAATCATAATCTGGAGGCAACTTCCGGGATTCTCGCTTCTATGCAGGCCAAGGGAGCCCAGGGAGTCGGGACATGGCCTATGCCCGCCGATCCTCTCACTGGCATCACCCTTTTTCCCGGTGGAGTGAATTTACTTTCCCAGGGCAAAGTGGTGGGGGGTTTGGGGGTGTCCGGTACCCCCGATGGCAAAATTGATGAACGCTGTGCTCTTAAAGGCCGAGATGTCGTTTTGCCAGATTTACGTTAA
- a CDS encoding WD40 repeat domain-containing protein gives MRYKFLAGFCLGLTISFCGPNVIAQTVPFTHYAVKENKPPSQIELEVIKTYLGHELKGEAIIQIHYSGDGNYLLSTATDGLAKLWTMDGQLVKKFAGSPVAMIFNGAFSPDGAAIITAGYNGVARIWDLQGNILGEIRGHTSAVTDVVFFSEDMGVATSSDDGTIKGWSNIKEPLFTVTRPGVSRNMDFNAQANLIAVTQDIGEITLLNLAGEVVKIIETNQGRLNSVRFSKDGKLLVSGGFDGTARVFNLQGQELLKIDVLDDGWVTGVAINENNLIATVSDDGVLRLWNLQGSLLDSYNPNLERLGSVSFHPNGKNLAIAAYHGTIILLELK, from the coding sequence ATGCGATACAAATTTTTAGCCGGTTTTTGCCTCGGTTTAACGATCAGTTTTTGCGGCCCTAATGTTATTGCCCAGACTGTACCCTTTACCCATTATGCCGTTAAGGAAAATAAACCCCCATCCCAAATAGAGTTGGAGGTAATTAAAACCTATCTAGGCCATGAGCTTAAAGGGGAAGCCATTATCCAAATTCATTACAGTGGAGACGGCAATTATTTGCTCTCAACGGCCACCGATGGTTTGGCAAAACTTTGGACAATGGACGGGCAATTGGTAAAAAAATTTGCCGGTAGTCCTGTAGCGATGATTTTCAATGGGGCATTCAGTCCTGACGGAGCGGCTATTATTACCGCCGGTTACAATGGTGTTGCTCGTATTTGGGATCTGCAAGGCAATATTTTGGGGGAAATTAGGGGACACACTTCCGCCGTTACTGATGTGGTTTTCTTTAGTGAAGATATGGGGGTGGCCACCAGTTCCGACGATGGCACCATTAAGGGGTGGTCGAATATTAAGGAGCCGCTGTTTACAGTGACTCGCCCAGGGGTAAGTCGGAATATGGACTTTAATGCCCAGGCAAATCTAATTGCAGTTACCCAAGATATTGGCGAAATTACCTTGCTAAATCTGGCGGGGGAAGTGGTGAAAATTATTGAAACCAATCAAGGCCGCCTCAATAGTGTTCGTTTTAGTAAAGATGGCAAGTTATTGGTTTCTGGTGGTTTTGATGGTACTGCTCGGGTTTTTAATCTCCAAGGTCAAGAACTATTAAAAATTGATGTGCTTGATGATGGTTGGGTTACCGGGGTTGCCATCAATGAGAACAATCTAATCGCCACCGTTTCCGATGACGGAGTTTTACGGCTCTGGAATTTGCAGGGTAGTTTGTTAGATAGTTACAATCCAAATTTGGAAAGATTGGGCAGTGTGTCCTTTCATCCCAACGGGAAAAATTTGGCGATCGCCGCTTACCATGGCACCATTATTTTGCTGGAGTTGAAGTAG
- a CDS encoding WD40 repeat domain-containing protein produces the protein MRILPIIFLVLGFSAISPEISTADANIPVSINQKKSAITLDLQQQFVGSEVALNRIHFSPDGELLLTASADGVGTLWTKDGQKLVELQGQKPPMFNARFAPDRQTLITTGYDGTIRLWNLQGELLQEQRPHRAAVADVLFSPDGQTIVTCSDDGQVQIFTRQGEKLVGVLNPGTARNLAYHPQGILIASVSDNGSLYLINSNGEIDREIATGQGRINNVSFSPDGQQLLTAGTNGSAKLWQLDGTLIAEVKNPIMGWTNSAQFHPDGQWIATGSDDGTLRLWQTDGLLLQELPLNNGKLTSLSFSPDGNQLAVTSNQGQIWIFNVSN, from the coding sequence CGGAAATTAGCACCGCAGACGCCAATATTCCCGTCTCCATTAACCAAAAAAAATCAGCAATTACGCTAGATTTACAGCAGCAGTTTGTGGGCAGTGAAGTTGCTCTCAATCGCATCCATTTCAGTCCCGATGGAGAATTGTTACTGACTGCTTCTGCCGATGGTGTGGGCACTTTATGGACTAAGGACGGACAAAAACTGGTAGAATTGCAGGGACAAAAACCCCCCATGTTTAACGCCCGCTTTGCTCCCGATCGCCAAACTTTAATTACCACTGGCTATGACGGTACTATTCGCCTGTGGAATTTACAGGGGGAGCTACTGCAAGAACAACGTCCCCATCGAGCGGCAGTGGCCGATGTCCTATTTAGCCCCGATGGCCAAACCATTGTCACCTGTTCTGATGACGGCCAAGTCCAAATTTTTACTCGGCAGGGGGAAAAATTAGTGGGGGTTTTAAACCCCGGCACAGCTCGAAATTTAGCCTATCATCCCCAAGGTATTTTGATTGCTAGTGTTTCCGATAATGGTTCCCTTTATTTAATCAATTCCAATGGGGAGATAGATCGAGAAATTGCCACTGGCCAAGGGCGGATCAATAATGTCAGTTTTAGTCCTGATGGTCAACAGTTACTGACGGCTGGCACTAATGGTTCGGCAAAGTTATGGCAGCTAGATGGAACCTTGATTGCAGAAGTTAAGAATCCCATAATGGGATGGACTAATAGCGCCCAATTTCATCCCGATGGGCAGTGGATTGCCACTGGCAGTGACGACGGTACTTTAAGACTTTGGCAAACAGACGGTCTTTTATTACAGGAATTACCGTTGAATAATGGCAAGCTAACTAGTTTAAGTTTTTCCCCTGACGGTAATCAATTGGCCGTCACTAGCAATCAAGGGCAAATTTGGATTTTTAATGTATCTAATTAG